From Streptomyces asiaticus, one genomic window encodes:
- a CDS encoding alpha-L-fucosidase: MSSTSLPLSRRRLLAAAGAATAFGLLRFAPEAAATDGPGSYTASWSSVDQHPPAPAWFQDAKFGIYYHWGVFSVPAFGNEWYPRNMYIGGSAENRHHIATYGDPSAWPYNNFIDGARDKAGNYVQFAPKPVSQGGKWDPDAWAQLFKAAGARFAGPVAEHHDGFSMWNSRSNPWNSVQHGPRLDLVGLQAQAIRGQGLKFMASLHHAYHFNGYYDHVPSQSDPTLRVLYAQQGSAAENKLWYDKLIEIIDGYQPDLVWQDFDLNLVQESYRLEFLAHYYNQAVSWNRDVVATYKDGLNNKGEVFDFERGGPAGLLTPYWLTDDSISSSSWCYTEGIGYYSTQALLHSLIDRVSKGGSMLLNIAPMADGTVPSGQRSILLAMGDWLGRFGEAVYSTRSWASYGEGPTKMGGGSFSGPVAGKPQDVRFTRSRDNKVLYATALGWQGGTMTITTLNSNQINLSSLTGAQLLNNTAGTYIDLPAPTQDASGLHLTMPSSTPPFSALAYTVKLTFSGEIPVLGAPGGSTTWVKIANVTSGLVLDSGGNVGSGSNLKQWNYDGSTNLQWQLIDLGNGYYRIMNRTNGMAADSWGDSTNGAPARQEAWNGGNNQQWSLGSLGGNRYQIINRGTGTALDGNGSTTAGSTTVMWTPNSSPNNEWTITGV, translated from the coding sequence ATGTCTTCCACTTCCCTGCCGCTCAGCCGGCGCCGACTGCTGGCGGCGGCCGGCGCGGCCACGGCCTTCGGCCTGCTGCGGTTCGCCCCCGAGGCCGCCGCGACCGACGGTCCCGGAAGCTACACCGCGAGCTGGTCCTCCGTGGACCAGCACCCCCCGGCCCCGGCCTGGTTCCAGGACGCCAAGTTCGGCATCTACTACCACTGGGGCGTCTTCAGTGTTCCCGCGTTCGGGAACGAGTGGTACCCGCGCAACATGTACATCGGCGGCTCGGCCGAGAACAGACACCACATCGCCACCTACGGCGACCCCTCGGCCTGGCCGTACAACAACTTCATCGACGGCGCCCGCGACAAGGCCGGCAACTACGTGCAGTTCGCCCCCAAACCGGTCTCCCAGGGCGGCAAGTGGGATCCGGACGCCTGGGCGCAGCTGTTCAAGGCCGCGGGCGCCAGGTTCGCCGGGCCGGTCGCCGAGCACCACGACGGCTTCTCCATGTGGAACAGCCGCTCCAACCCGTGGAACTCGGTCCAGCACGGTCCCAGACTCGACTTGGTGGGTCTTCAGGCGCAGGCCATCCGCGGGCAGGGGCTGAAGTTCATGGCTTCGCTGCACCACGCCTACCACTTCAACGGCTACTACGACCACGTGCCGTCCCAGTCGGACCCGACACTCCGCGTCCTCTATGCCCAGCAGGGCTCGGCAGCGGAGAACAAGCTCTGGTACGACAAGCTGATCGAGATCATCGACGGCTACCAGCCGGATCTGGTCTGGCAGGACTTCGACCTGAACCTGGTGCAGGAGTCCTACCGGCTCGAGTTCCTCGCGCACTACTACAACCAGGCCGTCTCGTGGAACAGGGACGTGGTCGCGACCTACAAGGACGGCCTCAACAACAAGGGTGAGGTCTTCGACTTCGAGCGCGGCGGCCCGGCAGGGCTGCTCACCCCCTACTGGCTGACCGACGACAGCATCTCCTCCTCCAGCTGGTGCTACACGGAGGGCATCGGCTACTACTCGACGCAGGCACTGCTGCACTCGCTGATCGACCGGGTCAGCAAGGGCGGCAGCATGCTGCTGAACATCGCCCCGATGGCCGACGGCACCGTCCCCTCCGGGCAGCGGTCCATCCTGCTCGCCATGGGCGACTGGCTCGGCCGCTTCGGAGAGGCGGTCTACTCCACCCGCTCCTGGGCCAGTTACGGCGAGGGCCCCACCAAGATGGGCGGAGGCTCGTTCAGCGGACCGGTGGCCGGCAAACCGCAGGACGTCCGGTTCACCCGCAGCCGGGACAACAAGGTCCTCTACGCCACCGCGCTGGGCTGGCAGGGCGGCACCATGACCATCACGACACTGAACTCGAACCAGATCAACCTCAGCAGCCTGACGGGCGCCCAACTGCTCAACAACACCGCCGGCACCTACATCGACCTGCCCGCACCGACCCAGGACGCGTCGGGCCTGCACCTCACCATGCCCTCGTCCACCCCGCCGTTCAGCGCGCTGGCGTACACGGTCAAGCTCACCTTCTCGGGTGAGATCCCCGTCCTGGGCGCGCCGGGCGGCTCGACGACCTGGGTGAAGATCGCCAACGTGACCAGCGGACTGGTGCTCGACAGCGGGGGCAACGTCGGCTCCGGCTCCAACCTCAAGCAGTGGAACTACGACGGCAGCACCAACCTGCAGTGGCAGCTGATCGACCTCGGCAACGGCTACTACCGCATCATGAACCGCACCAACGGCATGGCCGCCGACAGCTGGGGCGATTCGACCAACGGCGCTCCCGCTCGCCAGGAGGCCTGGAACGGCGGCAACAACCAGCAGTGGTCGCTGGGCAGCCTCGGCGGCAACCGCTACCAGATCATCAATCGGGGCACCGGTACCGCCCTTGACGGCAATGGCAGCACCACGGCCGGCTCGACCACGGTGATGTGGACTCCGAACTCCAGCCCCAACAACGAATGGACCATCACCGGCGTCTGA
- a CDS encoding ricin-type beta-trefoil lectin domain protein: MSAFTRLFRRLRASTAVLTGLVLAAGGLVGTAAVPAQAATSITINGASGGRTFDGVGAISGGGGNSRLLIDYPEPERGQILDYLFRPGYGASLQILKAEIGGDTNSTSGAEPSHQHTRSDLNCDRGYEWWLMEQAKARNPDIKLYGLAWGAPGWIGGGNFWSTDMINYLLSWLGCAKQHGLTIDYLGGWNERGYNVSWYEQLRSALDSNGYGNIKIVAADSDWAVANDVNSNPAFAAAVNIIGTHYPCGYRSSQSNCSVPSAATSSGKPLWASENGSDDYNAGAPAVARGINRGYIDGRMTAYLNWPVVAAITPNLPYPTMGLALAAQPWSGHYRIGKNAWVMAQTSQFTSPGWKYLDASSGYIGGNRNNGSYVSLKSKNNSDYSTVIETMDAGGAQTLNFTVTGGLSTGTVHVWSTDVNSNNPADYLVHATDITPSGGGFSLTVQPGRVYTLTTTTGQGKGTATGPAQATMGLPYGDSFDSYATGTEAKYLMDWQGAFEEVGCGGGRGGKCVRQMSPQKPITWDALSDPHALLGDVGWSNYTVSSDVLLEQPGYTELIGRANAQDYNSTGGLNAYHLRVSDTGAWSILNSNTGGNVSALARGTTAALGTNRWHTLALTFSGTTITAVIDGATVGAVNDRTWAGGQVGYATSQGETAQFDNLSITPGSGGNDGTTGAIVGVGSGRCVDVPNQSQTPGTQVELWDCNGGSNQQWTDTPAGELRVYGSDCLDASGQGTSPGTKVDIWDCTGGSNQKWTIHADGTITGVQSGLCLDATGAGTANGTLLQLWTCNGSSNQKWTRE; this comes from the coding sequence GTGTCAGCATTCACACGGCTGTTCCGGCGTCTGCGCGCCTCGACTGCCGTGCTCACGGGCCTCGTCCTGGCCGCCGGCGGCCTCGTCGGCACGGCTGCCGTGCCGGCCCAGGCAGCCACCTCCATCACGATCAACGGCGCATCCGGCGGCCGGACCTTCGACGGCGTCGGCGCGATCAGCGGCGGGGGCGGCAACAGCAGACTCCTGATCGACTATCCCGAGCCCGAACGCGGCCAGATCCTCGACTACCTGTTCCGGCCCGGCTACGGTGCCTCCCTGCAGATCCTCAAAGCGGAGATCGGCGGCGACACCAACTCCACCTCGGGGGCCGAGCCGAGTCACCAGCACACCCGGTCCGACCTGAACTGCGACCGGGGCTACGAATGGTGGCTGATGGAGCAGGCCAAAGCGCGCAACCCCGACATCAAGCTGTACGGGCTCGCCTGGGGCGCGCCCGGCTGGATCGGCGGCGGGAACTTCTGGTCCACCGACATGATCAACTACCTGCTCTCGTGGCTGGGCTGCGCCAAGCAGCACGGGCTGACCATCGACTACCTCGGGGGGTGGAACGAGCGAGGCTACAACGTCTCCTGGTACGAGCAGTTGCGCAGCGCGCTCGACAGCAACGGATACGGCAACATCAAGATCGTCGCGGCGGACTCCGACTGGGCCGTGGCGAACGACGTCAACTCCAACCCCGCGTTCGCCGCCGCGGTGAACATCATCGGCACGCACTACCCCTGCGGCTACCGCTCGTCCCAGTCCAACTGTTCGGTGCCGTCGGCCGCCACATCGTCCGGCAAGCCGCTGTGGGCCAGCGAGAACGGCTCGGACGACTACAACGCGGGCGCCCCAGCCGTGGCCCGCGGCATCAACCGCGGATACATCGACGGCCGGATGACCGCGTATCTCAACTGGCCGGTGGTCGCCGCGATCACACCCAACCTGCCGTACCCCACCATGGGGCTCGCCCTGGCCGCGCAGCCGTGGTCCGGGCACTACAGGATCGGCAAGAACGCCTGGGTGATGGCTCAGACCAGCCAGTTCACCAGCCCGGGGTGGAAGTACCTCGACGCTTCCAGCGGCTACATCGGCGGCAACCGGAACAACGGCAGCTACGTCTCGCTGAAGTCCAAGAACAACTCCGACTACTCCACGGTCATCGAGACGATGGACGCCGGCGGTGCCCAGACGCTGAACTTCACCGTCACCGGAGGGCTGTCCACCGGAACCGTCCACGTCTGGTCGACCGACGTCAACTCCAATAACCCGGCCGACTACCTCGTGCACGCCACAGACATCACACCGTCCGGCGGCGGCTTCAGCCTGACCGTGCAACCCGGTCGCGTCTACACCCTGACCACCACGACTGGTCAGGGCAAGGGCACCGCCACCGGCCCTGCCCAGGCCACGATGGGTCTGCCGTACGGCGACTCCTTCGACAGCTACGCGACCGGCACCGAGGCCAAGTACCTCATGGACTGGCAGGGCGCCTTCGAGGAGGTGGGCTGCGGCGGCGGCCGCGGCGGCAAGTGCGTGCGCCAGATGAGCCCGCAGAAACCGATCACCTGGGACGCACTGTCCGATCCACACGCCTTGCTCGGTGACGTGGGCTGGAGCAACTACACCGTCTCGTCCGACGTGCTGCTCGAACAGCCCGGATACACCGAGCTGATCGGCCGTGCCAACGCACAGGACTACAACAGCACCGGAGGGCTCAACGCCTACCACCTGCGGGTGAGCGACACCGGGGCCTGGTCGATCCTGAACTCCAACACAGGCGGCAACGTCTCCGCCCTGGCCCGCGGCACGACCGCGGCGCTGGGCACCAACCGGTGGCACACCCTGGCCCTCACCTTCTCCGGCACCACCATCACCGCCGTCATCGACGGTGCCACGGTCGGTGCCGTGAACGATCGCACCTGGGCCGGCGGGCAGGTCGGCTATGCGACCAGCCAGGGCGAGACGGCGCAGTTCGACAACCTGTCCATCACCCCCGGCAGCGGCGGAAACGACGGCACGACCGGCGCGATCGTCGGGGTCGGCTCCGGGCGCTGCGTGGACGTGCCGAACCAGTCGCAGACACCCGGAACCCAGGTGGAGCTGTGGGACTGCAACGGCGGCAGCAACCAGCAGTGGACGGACACCCCGGCCGGCGAGCTGCGGGTCTACGGCAGCGACTGCCTGGATGCCTCGGGCCAAGGCACCAGCCCCGGCACCAAGGTGGACATCTGGGATTGCACCGGCGGAAGCAATCAGAAGTGGACGATCCATGCCGACGGCACGATCACCGGTGTCCAGTCCGGCCTGTGTCTGGACGCCACCGGCGCGGGAACGGCCAACGGCACCTTGCTCCAACTATGGACCTGCAACGGCAGCAGCAACCAGAAGTGGACGCGCGAGTGA
- a CDS encoding RICIN domain-containing protein has product MRTRARPARLGLVAGIVLALVLPLLATDTSQAASATSLSVNLASTRGPSTGVGEGFLYGFSEDGSRPADQFIQPLGINAFRGGGWFSGGWIRDGYQYGSATRADVDSIVAQAKRLTRPPYHAQYQVLVSDIYGANGGQPSNTRYPCDNGDCSNWVGFIDSTVGALRASGLTFSYDIWNEPDISAFWTRGVNSAQYFQMWDTAYREIRRTAPGAQIVGPSFAFTPERNPAEWRTWLAHVKAAGTVPDMIANHNEGDVDDPVTVARALNSALTAAGIGPLPLSSNEYQPADRQTAGVTAWYLARFAQSGYTNAMRGNWVCCVTPNLTGVLTQSGGSWQPTGNWWALRDYADMTGTLVDTSGQVGSTAISAAEDSSAKRAVAVIGDSNGYTGAASVTFNGLASLPWLANDGGVHVTVHRIPDQAPLSAPQTVYDQNMSTSGGSITVPFTFQGAHDAFAVYLTPASSSGGGFPDGYHQLVVADNNLCMDVYGDSRSTGAAIDQWTCNGQGNQQFRFVAASGGYGELRAQNSGLDVAVADSSTAPGIPDIVQQAPGAAANSLWLPVRQSDGAYEFQNKNSGLCLDVYGAAGNPGQQLDQWQCKNMPGTNQDFILR; this is encoded by the coding sequence ATGAGGACGAGAGCGAGACCGGCCCGTCTGGGGCTGGTGGCCGGCATCGTGCTGGCACTCGTGCTGCCGCTGCTGGCGACGGACACGAGCCAGGCCGCCTCGGCCACATCGCTGAGCGTGAACCTGGCGTCGACCCGCGGGCCGTCGACCGGCGTGGGGGAAGGGTTCCTCTACGGCTTCAGCGAAGACGGCAGCCGACCGGCGGACCAGTTCATCCAGCCGCTGGGGATCAACGCCTTCCGCGGCGGCGGATGGTTCTCCGGCGGCTGGATCAGGGACGGCTACCAGTACGGCTCGGCCACCCGGGCCGACGTCGACTCGATCGTCGCGCAGGCGAAACGGCTCACCCGGCCGCCCTACCACGCGCAGTACCAGGTGCTGGTGAGCGACATCTACGGCGCGAACGGCGGCCAGCCGTCGAACACGAGGTACCCGTGCGACAACGGCGACTGCTCCAACTGGGTTGGCTTCATCGACTCCACGGTGGGAGCGCTGCGGGCTTCGGGGCTCACGTTCTCCTACGACATCTGGAACGAGCCGGACATCTCCGCGTTCTGGACGCGGGGGGTCAACAGCGCCCAGTACTTCCAGATGTGGGACACCGCCTACCGGGAGATCCGGCGCACCGCCCCCGGGGCGCAGATCGTAGGGCCGTCCTTCGCGTTCACCCCGGAGCGCAACCCGGCTGAGTGGCGGACCTGGCTCGCGCACGTGAAGGCGGCCGGGACGGTGCCGGACATGATCGCCAACCACAACGAGGGCGATGTCGACGACCCGGTCACCGTCGCGCGGGCCCTGAACAGCGCCCTGACCGCGGCGGGCATCGGTCCGCTGCCGCTGTCCTCGAACGAGTACCAGCCGGCCGACCGGCAGACCGCCGGGGTGACGGCCTGGTACCTGGCGCGGTTCGCGCAGTCCGGGTACACCAACGCGATGCGCGGCAACTGGGTGTGCTGCGTCACCCCGAACCTGACCGGAGTCCTCACCCAGAGCGGGGGCAGCTGGCAGCCGACCGGCAACTGGTGGGCACTTCGGGACTACGCCGACATGACCGGCACCCTCGTGGACACCTCCGGCCAGGTCGGCTCGACGGCGATCTCGGCCGCCGAGGACTCCTCCGCCAAGCGAGCGGTGGCGGTCATCGGCGACTCCAACGGGTACACCGGCGCCGCGTCCGTGACCTTCAACGGGCTGGCGTCCCTACCCTGGCTCGCGAACGACGGCGGCGTGCACGTCACCGTGCACCGCATCCCCGACCAGGCGCCGCTCAGTGCGCCACAGACCGTATACGACCAGAATATGAGCACCTCGGGCGGCTCGATCACCGTGCCGTTCACGTTCCAGGGCGCGCACGATGCGTTCGCCGTCTATCTGACACCCGCCTCGTCCAGTGGCGGCGGCTTCCCGGACGGCTACCACCAACTCGTCGTCGCCGACAACAACTTGTGCATGGACGTATACGGCGACTCCCGCAGCACCGGCGCCGCGATCGACCAGTGGACCTGCAACGGGCAGGGCAACCAGCAGTTCCGGTTCGTCGCCGCCTCGGGCGGCTACGGCGAGCTGCGGGCACAGAACTCCGGCCTGGACGTGGCGGTGGCCGACAGCTCCACGGCTCCGGGCATCCCGGACATCGTCCAGCAGGCACCCGGAGCGGCGGCCAACAGCCTCTGGCTGCCCGTACGGCAGTCCGACGGCGCCTACGAGTTCCAGAACAAAAACAGCGGTCTGTGCCTGGACGTCTACGGCGCGGCCGGCAACCCGGGTCAGCAACTGGACCAGTGGCAGTGCAAGAACATGCCCGGCACGAACCAGGACTTCATCCTCCGCTGA
- a CDS encoding DUF2461 family protein produces the protein MSGRFTGWPEHAMDVLLHLEGEPSRAVREQCRADRERLVRQPMIALLNDVADVDPRYEDFSVWHYRTNSWWWQHQGAVIRLGRKIEIGLRFDLEGLRVQGAWWYPDPGQVTMFRKAVAAEGSGHELSAIVEDLKAKGYDISGDVMKRPPRGYPSDHSRTDLLRHRSLIAAQPLGCDEWLHTPEAVGKVLAAADDLDAMLTWLVRHVNSTANDA, from the coding sequence ATGAGCGGACGGTTCACCGGCTGGCCGGAGCACGCCATGGACGTGTTGCTGCACCTGGAGGGCGAGCCGTCACGCGCGGTGCGCGAGCAGTGCCGTGCGGATCGCGAACGTCTCGTCCGGCAGCCGATGATCGCGCTGCTGAATGATGTGGCGGACGTCGATCCCCGGTACGAGGACTTCTCTGTCTGGCACTACCGCACAAACTCCTGGTGGTGGCAGCACCAGGGCGCGGTGATCCGGCTCGGCCGCAAGATCGAGATCGGTCTGCGGTTCGACCTGGAGGGCCTGCGGGTCCAAGGCGCTTGGTGGTATCCCGACCCTGGCCAGGTCACCATGTTCCGCAAGGCCGTCGCCGCCGAGGGAAGCGGCCACGAACTCTCTGCCATCGTCGAGGACTTGAAGGCGAAGGGCTACGACATCTCCGGGGACGTGATGAAGCGCCCCCCGCGGGGTTATCCGTCCGACCACTCCCGCACGGACCTGCTGCGCCACCGCTCACTGATCGCTGCCCAACCCCTCGGCTGCGACGAGTGGCTCCACACTCCTGAGGCTGTCGGCAAAGTCCTCGCGGCCGCCGACGACCTCGACGCCATGCTCACGTGGCTGGTCCGTCATGTGAACAGCACCGCAAACGACGCCTGA
- a CDS encoding GMC family oxidoreductase, with protein sequence MAHTSRVTVDREIVGDVLRPAYDFIVCGGGTSGSVVARRLAENPGVSVLLLEAGGSDRVSSVIDSTRWMSNIGSERDWGYRAQPSPSLNGRTPPLPMGKVLGGGSSINASVRARGHRNDFDAWAEETGDPGWSYASVLDIYRRVEDWTGPADPRRGTGGPLRVTLPENPVPLAPALVGAASALGIPPVADLNGDPMESDGGCGCPNLLVGQDNVRVSMAAAYLHPAMGRPNLHMVLCAEVTRLKLSGNRVTGVEFVQWGRTHGVSAGEEVIVSLGAINTPKLLMLSGIGDQAELATLGIPGVVHLPGVGKNLQDHVLLAGCIWEYQVPEAPRSNAAEFALFAKSDPSLPGPDLMPTLDEFPCASEVTATQYDVPVGVDSAWTLAPGLARPVSRGSVRLTSADPMAAPVIDANFLSAEEDVQALEYCVELCREIGNSAEVKPFVKREVMPGPLSGDELRHFVRNAAGSYYHKTCAARMGRDRMSVVDGSLRVYGVEGLRIADGSVMPRITSGNTMAPCVVIGERAADLIKTRYGMS encoded by the coding sequence ATGGCACACACCAGCCGCGTAACCGTGGACCGGGAGATCGTCGGCGACGTTCTGCGTCCCGCCTACGACTTCATCGTCTGCGGCGGAGGAACCTCAGGGTCCGTCGTCGCCCGGCGACTGGCCGAGAATCCCGGGGTGAGCGTTCTGCTGCTGGAGGCCGGCGGTAGCGACCGGGTGTCGTCGGTCATCGACTCCACCCGGTGGATGTCCAACATCGGCAGCGAACGTGACTGGGGCTACCGCGCCCAGCCGTCGCCCTCTCTCAACGGTCGTACGCCTCCGCTGCCGATGGGCAAGGTGCTGGGCGGCGGCTCCAGCATCAACGCCTCAGTCCGGGCCCGGGGCCACCGCAACGACTTCGACGCCTGGGCCGAGGAGACCGGCGATCCCGGCTGGTCCTACGCGTCCGTTCTCGACATCTACCGCCGCGTCGAGGACTGGACCGGCCCGGCCGACCCCCGCCGCGGCACCGGCGGCCCCCTGCGGGTCACCCTCCCCGAGAACCCGGTTCCACTCGCGCCGGCACTGGTCGGGGCGGCATCCGCGCTCGGCATCCCACCCGTCGCCGACCTCAACGGCGACCCCATGGAGTCCGACGGCGGCTGCGGCTGCCCCAACCTCCTGGTCGGCCAGGACAATGTCAGGGTGTCGATGGCCGCCGCCTACCTCCATCCGGCCATGGGCCGCCCCAACCTTCACATGGTGCTGTGCGCCGAGGTGACCCGGCTGAAGCTGTCCGGGAACCGGGTGACCGGAGTGGAGTTCGTCCAATGGGGCCGCACACACGGCGTCTCGGCGGGCGAGGAGGTGATCGTCTCTCTCGGAGCCATCAACACGCCGAAGCTGCTGATGCTCTCCGGCATCGGCGACCAGGCAGAACTCGCCACGCTCGGCATCCCCGGCGTCGTGCATCTGCCCGGCGTCGGGAAGAACCTCCAGGACCACGTCCTGCTCGCCGGCTGCATCTGGGAGTACCAGGTCCCCGAGGCCCCCCGGAGCAACGCCGCCGAATTCGCCCTCTTCGCCAAGAGCGACCCGTCACTGCCCGGCCCCGACCTGATGCCGACCCTGGATGAGTTCCCGTGCGCGAGCGAGGTGACCGCCACCCAGTACGACGTTCCCGTCGGAGTCGATTCCGCCTGGACACTTGCCCCCGGGCTCGCCCGGCCCGTCAGCCGTGGATCCGTGCGGCTGACCAGCGCGGATCCTATGGCGGCCCCGGTGATCGACGCCAATTTCCTGAGTGCCGAGGAGGACGTGCAGGCACTTGAGTACTGCGTGGAGCTCTGCCGGGAAATCGGCAACTCGGCCGAGGTGAAACCGTTTGTCAAGCGCGAGGTCATGCCCGGTCCGCTGAGCGGCGACGAACTCAGGCATTTCGTCCGCAACGCGGCCGGCTCGTACTACCACAAGACCTGCGCCGCGAGGATGGGACGCGACAGGATGTCCGTGGTCGACGGCTCCCTGCGCGTCTACGGCGTCGAGGGCCTGCGCATCGCGGACGGCTCGGTCATGCCCCGGATCACCAGCGGCAACACCATGGCGCCCTGTGTCGTCATCGGCGAACGGGCGGCAGACCTGATCAAGACCAGGTACGGCATGAGCTGA